A genomic stretch from Pararhizobium sp. IMCC21322 includes:
- a CDS encoding FGGY-family carbohydrate kinase encodes MSRILAIDSGLTVTKAVVFDTNGRQLGVARRNVRQLMPGPRRVERDMMDLWHQTASAIRDVMVATATDASDVLAVAATAHGDGLYLLDNEALPLGNGILSLDSRATEIINNWQISGIDRQSLAMTGQMPHVSAPSALLAWMQQEEPDRFAKIGHVIACKDWLRFCLTNALGTDRTEASTSFTDVHSQNYSDDALALFGLSALAQALPEVSHSAEIIGTISNDASRLTGLNPGTPVAAGLHDVTASALGIGAHEPGIVGIVAGTYSINECVSTTPLTDENWFCRNAVDPGYWNNMAISPASTTNYDWFLDTFCAADRKLAEASGETIHAALAPEIDAALERASSALYHPYLFGSPFGAAPSASFFGLRGWHNRGDVLAALLEGIAFNHRQHIDALRGTFPATQARLTGGASRNVTVAQLFADVLAIPMTVTDTDEAAAWGAALCAGAAVGVFERFDADPRDLAATSKTYHPRPERVSHYEERYAAYLNLAETLPDAWQQLNALEALGGRGSHD; translated from the coding sequence ATGAGCCGTATTCTGGCAATTGACAGTGGTCTGACTGTCACCAAGGCCGTCGTCTTCGACACGAACGGGCGACAATTAGGCGTGGCGCGTCGAAACGTGCGCCAGTTGATGCCCGGGCCGCGCCGGGTTGAACGGGACATGATGGACTTATGGCATCAGACCGCTTCGGCGATCCGCGATGTGATGGTGGCGACTGCAACCGACGCAAGCGATGTTCTGGCCGTTGCTGCCACCGCGCATGGGGATGGGCTTTACCTTCTGGACAATGAGGCGCTGCCGCTGGGAAACGGAATATTGTCCCTCGACAGCCGTGCAACGGAAATCATCAATAACTGGCAAATATCCGGTATCGACCGGCAAAGCCTCGCCATGACGGGGCAGATGCCCCATGTCTCTGCACCGTCGGCGCTGCTGGCGTGGATGCAGCAGGAAGAGCCTGACCGTTTTGCGAAAATCGGCCACGTGATTGCCTGCAAGGATTGGCTGCGGTTTTGCCTGACGAACGCCCTTGGAACGGACCGGACCGAGGCAAGCACATCCTTCACCGATGTGCACAGTCAGAACTACTCAGACGACGCCCTTGCCCTTTTTGGTCTCAGTGCGCTGGCGCAGGCGCTTCCAGAAGTGAGCCATTCCGCAGAAATCATCGGCACAATCTCCAACGACGCCAGCAGGTTGACCGGTCTTAATCCGGGCACACCAGTGGCCGCAGGCCTGCATGATGTGACAGCCTCAGCACTTGGCATTGGCGCGCATGAGCCCGGCATTGTCGGGATTGTCGCCGGGACATACTCGATCAATGAATGCGTCTCAACCACCCCGCTTACAGATGAGAATTGGTTCTGCAGAAACGCGGTTGATCCAGGATACTGGAACAACATGGCGATCTCTCCGGCGTCGACAACCAATTACGACTGGTTTCTGGACACGTTCTGTGCGGCGGATCGCAAACTCGCCGAAGCAAGCGGCGAGACAATTCATGCAGCCCTTGCACCGGAGATAGACGCGGCACTGGAACGCGCTTCGTCGGCTCTCTATCACCCATATCTTTTCGGATCCCCCTTCGGAGCAGCCCCAAGTGCAAGCTTTTTTGGCCTGCGCGGCTGGCACAATCGCGGCGACGTTCTGGCAGCTTTGCTGGAAGGAATTGCCTTCAACCACCGCCAGCATATCGATGCACTGCGCGGCACATTTCCCGCTACACAAGCGCGCCTGACAGGCGGGGCATCCCGCAATGTAACGGTCGCACAGCTTTTTGCCGATGTACTGGCAATACCGATGACAGTAACCGATACCGACGAAGCCGCCGCATGGGGGGCAGCACTTTGCGCCGGGGCCGCTGTTGGCGTGTTCGAACGCTTTGATGCAGACCCTCGGGATCTGGCTGCAACATCGAAGACCTATCATCCGCGCCCCGAACGGGTTTCACACTATGAAGAACGTTACGCCGCCTATCTGAACCTTGCTGAAACCTTGCCGGATGCATGGCAACAACTGAATGCGCTGGAGGCACTTGGTGGCAGGGGATCGCATGACTGA
- a CDS encoding amino acid ABC transporter ATP-binding protein yields the protein MLEAKPKLRMRGVVKNFGEHAVLRGIDLTVGEGEMVCLIGASGSGKSTLLRCLNGLEPVDDGEIFLDSLDIAEPGLDLGPVRQRIGIVFQSFNLFPHMNALENVLLAPRRVLGKTKDQMMGEAEALFTRFGLAAHMHKYPDQLSGGQQQRVAIIRALAMKPEVMLFDEVTSALDPELVGEVLDVLRTLQAEGMTMILATHEMRFARDVADRICFMDAGIMLEEGTPDIIFSAPKNERTKAFLKSILV from the coding sequence ATGCTCGAAGCTAAACCGAAATTACGCATGCGGGGTGTGGTCAAGAACTTTGGCGAACATGCGGTGTTACGTGGCATCGATCTGACTGTCGGTGAGGGCGAGATGGTGTGCCTGATTGGCGCATCGGGTTCCGGAAAATCTACCCTGTTGCGTTGTCTCAACGGCTTGGAACCGGTGGATGATGGCGAGATTTTCCTGGATAGTCTCGACATTGCAGAACCCGGCCTTGATCTTGGTCCGGTGCGTCAACGCATCGGCATTGTGTTTCAAAGCTTCAATCTGTTTCCGCATATGAACGCACTGGAAAATGTGCTGCTCGCCCCGCGCCGCGTACTTGGCAAAACCAAAGACCAGATGATGGGTGAAGCGGAAGCGCTGTTTACACGCTTCGGCTTGGCTGCACATATGCACAAATACCCCGATCAGCTTTCCGGCGGTCAACAGCAACGGGTGGCAATCATCCGCGCGCTGGCAATGAAGCCGGAAGTCATGCTGTTTGATGAAGTCACCTCAGCGCTCGACCCGGAACTGGTGGGCGAGGTTCTGGATGTCCTGCGCACCCTGCAAGCGGAGGGCATGACAATGATTTTAGCAACCCACGAAATGCGCTTTGCCCGCGATGTCGCTGATCGAATTTGCTTTATGGATGCCGGCATAATGCTGGAAGAAGGCACGCCCGACATCATTTTCTCCGCACCCAAAAACGAGCGCACAAAAGCATTTCTGAAGAGTATATTGGTTTAG
- a CDS encoding glycerol-3-phosphate dehydrogenase/oxidase: MTDTAPHDYDVLIIGAGINGAGLFRDLCEQGLRCLIVDKGDFGSGTSAAPSRLIHGGLKYLETGEFRLVAESTYERNLLLRNAPHLVTPLPTIIPIYSWTNGIWPAIRTFFGSKTAPRSRGAVLIKIGLKLYDFYGSRARQMPRHKMLSRKRALSEIPALNPDIVAVGTYHDAAVSAPERLVLELVQDGVAANDSSAALNWTSVESQVGGVVHLSGPEGTRMAIRPKIVVNAAGPWIDRVNASLGMNTSLIGGTKGSHILIDHPELLKQLQGRMIYFESNDGRILLVFPYLGKALVGSTDIPDSDPDNAVCSDDETSYFLRSLAELLPGLAFDRDQIVYSYAGIRPLPNSEGVAPGLISRDHSAPFEAAGPGRPFPVISLVGGKWTTFRAFAADVANTILGHLEHSRRIQTDALPIGGGRDMPQAADDRAVWVAGLAQQSGARPERTAELLERYGTTALQIGLQEGTAPVFIGATTFSEAEIGWIARNEKVQHLEDVLLRRTQLAITGQLTEEIIEHICKVTGNALEWSDARRQSELNSARKTLAEKHGIELLQK; this comes from the coding sequence ATGACTGACACTGCCCCACATGACTATGACGTTCTGATTATCGGCGCCGGAATCAACGGTGCGGGATTGTTTCGGGATCTCTGCGAGCAAGGGTTGCGCTGTCTGATCGTCGACAAGGGCGACTTTGGATCAGGCACCAGTGCAGCACCATCACGTTTGATCCACGGTGGTCTCAAATATCTGGAAACCGGAGAATTCAGGCTGGTTGCAGAATCGACTTACGAACGAAACCTCTTGCTGCGCAACGCGCCACATCTGGTTACGCCCTTGCCGACGATCATTCCGATCTATTCCTGGACCAATGGCATATGGCCCGCCATCCGCACCTTCTTCGGTTCCAAAACCGCACCGCGAAGCCGGGGCGCTGTTCTCATCAAAATCGGATTGAAGCTTTATGATTTTTATGGATCCCGTGCACGCCAGATGCCCCGTCACAAAATGCTCAGCCGCAAACGTGCGCTTTCCGAAATTCCCGCCCTGAACCCCGACATAGTCGCGGTAGGAACCTATCACGATGCTGCTGTTTCAGCTCCGGAACGGCTGGTTCTTGAACTTGTTCAGGACGGTGTGGCCGCCAATGACAGCTCAGCAGCGCTGAACTGGACCAGTGTTGAAAGCCAGGTTGGCGGCGTCGTGCACTTGTCAGGACCTGAAGGCACGCGAATGGCCATTCGGCCGAAAATTGTGGTGAATGCCGCAGGACCCTGGATAGACCGGGTCAATGCCAGTCTGGGCATGAACACGTCGCTGATCGGCGGCACCAAAGGATCTCATATTCTTATTGATCATCCCGAGCTGTTGAAACAGCTCCAGGGGCGCATGATCTATTTTGAAAGCAATGACGGTCGTATCCTGCTTGTCTTTCCCTATCTGGGCAAAGCGCTGGTCGGGTCAACAGACATTCCGGACAGCGATCCGGACAATGCTGTCTGCAGCGATGATGAGACCAGCTATTTTCTGCGCAGCCTGGCTGAACTGCTGCCCGGCCTCGCATTTGACCGCGATCAGATCGTCTATTCCTATGCCGGAATCCGCCCGCTGCCAAACTCAGAGGGCGTTGCTCCGGGCCTTATCAGTCGGGATCATTCGGCACCCTTTGAGGCTGCAGGGCCAGGCAGGCCCTTCCCGGTCATATCGCTTGTCGGCGGAAAATGGACAACCTTCCGAGCCTTTGCGGCAGATGTTGCCAATACAATCCTTGGTCATTTGGAGCATTCCCGGCGGATACAGACTGATGCACTGCCCATCGGCGGCGGGCGCGACATGCCTCAAGCCGCTGACGACCGCGCGGTATGGGTCGCCGGGCTGGCGCAACAATCCGGCGCACGCCCCGAACGGACCGCTGAATTGCTGGAGCGATACGGAACAACTGCGCTCCAGATTGGTCTTCAGGAAGGCACAGCACCTGTATTTATCGGCGCAACGACTTTCAGTGAAGCCGAGATCGGCTGGATCGCACGTAACGAAAAGGTCCAGCATCTGGAGGATGTACTTCTGCGCAGAACGCAACTCGCAATCACGGGTCAGTTAACCGAAGAGATTATCGAGCATATCTGCAAGGTCACCGGGAATGCATTGGAATGGAGCGACGCACGCCGCCAAAGCGAATTGAATTCGGCCCGCAAGACATTGGCCGAAAAGCACGGCATTGAGCTTCTGCAGAAGTAA
- a CDS encoding DeoR/GlpR family DNA-binding transcription regulator, with protein MKRDERQQAIMDLLVAQGEVELDRLAMHFDVSKMTIHRDLDELESAGLLRKVRGGATIQSGNQFESDYRFRERQGAEVKSSIAEAALDLIEPGMTVMINDGSMAAVLGQKTVAKRPLTVITNNAAVIDILRGEVGITMIALGGVYSAKFNAYLGKVTEDALAGLRADLAFISSPAVSGLEVFHMDDSVMRAKRAMMAQATTRCLLVNHTRFGQAALHRLAALSEFEHIITDRSPGPEACAALSQEGIVLTISNTQETDI; from the coding sequence GTGAAACGGGATGAACGGCAACAAGCAATCATGGACCTGTTAGTGGCCCAGGGAGAGGTGGAACTTGACCGCCTTGCCATGCATTTCGATGTCTCCAAAATGACGATCCATCGTGATCTGGATGAGCTCGAAAGTGCCGGGCTTTTGCGCAAAGTGCGCGGTGGTGCGACGATTCAGTCAGGCAACCAGTTTGAAAGTGATTATCGGTTTCGCGAGCGTCAGGGCGCTGAGGTAAAATCCTCAATCGCCGAGGCCGCTCTGGACCTGATCGAACCGGGAATGACTGTCATGATAAATGACGGCTCCATGGCAGCTGTCCTTGGGCAAAAAACCGTGGCAAAGCGGCCATTGACCGTGATCACCAACAATGCTGCCGTGATCGATATCCTGCGCGGCGAGGTCGGGATAACGATGATAGCACTTGGCGGTGTGTATTCGGCCAAGTTCAATGCCTATTTGGGAAAAGTCACTGAGGACGCACTGGCGGGCCTGCGAGCGGATTTGGCCTTCATCTCTTCGCCCGCCGTGTCCGGTCTTGAAGTCTTTCATATGGATGACAGTGTTATGCGCGCCAAACGCGCCATGATGGCGCAGGCGACAACCCGCTGCCTTCTCGTCAATCATACACGTTTCGGACAGGCAGCGCTGCATAGACTGGCCGCCCTCTCCGAATTTGAACACATCATCACAGACCGATCTCCCGGACCCGAAGCCTGCGCCGCTTTGAGCCAAGAGGGGATCGTCCTGACTATTTCAAACACGCAGGAGACAGACATATGA
- a CDS encoding DMT family transporter: protein MSFEAIGKPAHARMIDYFAIWVRSTFLQGPSRRTYTLVGGAVVLWASWPALATIAFPAPPFLVLGCSALVGFIFSYLLAVRQNQTKTFFSVRLRTMVFVAVGLMGNNAFYLAAISRIGPAEANVVHYLWPVFLVALASILHRRSPSLLQTIGIALGFCGVAVALSPQMGTSLDLLGVLLGASGALTFAVYSVGRSFARVETNVVGPSLALAGMGALIAHAVFEPLYWPTSGQWAAIVLMGIGPFTVANIFWDKATRAGSAATISSLAFLTPLVAITLLAVLGLGAVTAATVAGALLAIIGAFLSSRS from the coding sequence TTGAGCTTTGAAGCAATTGGGAAACCCGCTCACGCGCGGATGATTGATTATTTCGCAATTTGGGTGCGCTCTACATTCCTCCAGGGACCAAGCAGGAGAACTTACACGCTCGTCGGTGGCGCAGTTGTGCTCTGGGCAAGTTGGCCTGCGCTCGCCACAATCGCCTTTCCAGCACCACCATTTCTGGTTTTGGGTTGTTCGGCTTTGGTTGGTTTCATTTTTTCATATCTTTTGGCTGTCCGGCAAAACCAGACGAAGACATTCTTTTCTGTTCGTCTCAGAACGATGGTGTTTGTTGCGGTTGGATTAATGGGGAACAATGCGTTCTATCTTGCTGCAATATCGCGAATAGGCCCTGCCGAAGCGAATGTCGTGCACTACCTTTGGCCAGTCTTCCTTGTTGCATTGGCCTCCATTCTCCACCGCCGCTCTCCGTCTCTGCTTCAGACCATCGGAATTGCGCTGGGATTTTGCGGTGTTGCGGTTGCTCTGTCTCCACAAATGGGCACCAGCCTTGATCTTCTTGGGGTCCTCCTCGGTGCATCGGGCGCGCTTACATTCGCGGTCTATTCTGTCGGAAGATCGTTCGCACGTGTTGAGACCAATGTAGTGGGACCTTCACTTGCTTTAGCCGGGATGGGTGCGTTGATTGCTCACGCCGTATTCGAGCCGCTTTATTGGCCAACGAGTGGTCAATGGGCTGCAATTGTACTTATGGGCATTGGGCCTTTCACCGTAGCAAACATTTTCTGGGACAAGGCCACCCGCGCGGGATCGGCCGCAACAATATCAAGTCTGGCTTTTCTGACGCCTCTGGTGGCGATAACACTGCTTGCGGTCTTGGGACTGGGCGCAGTCACAGCGGCGACCGTTGCGGGTGCGCTTCTTGCTATCATTGGAGCCTTTTTGAGCTCCCGTTCTTAG
- a CDS encoding ABC transporter substrate-binding protein, producing the protein MSSFQLKAFGFGTVLAAIAALSTPTYAMETCATGKTITEGKLTIATGNPAYYPWVHDDTPESGKGFEAAVGYAVADKMGFAKDDVIWVRTSFDEAIQPGAKSFDFNMQQYSITEERERVVDFSAPYYAAPAAILVRQKTVDAGLKPEMAALKALKWGVAQATTALPVVTQTIQPESDPLFYDDTANAVAAMQADQIDAAIFDLPTALYLSAVVLEDGVVLGQFPAAQSDNPDQFGMLMADGNPIKECVNEALAELKTDGSLTAIEAEWLQAATNVPLVK; encoded by the coding sequence ATGTCGTCATTTCAGCTGAAGGCTTTTGGGTTTGGTACCGTGCTGGCAGCAATTGCGGCCCTAAGCACACCAACCTATGCGATGGAAACCTGCGCAACCGGCAAAACAATTACGGAAGGCAAGCTGACAATTGCGACCGGAAACCCGGCTTACTATCCTTGGGTGCATGATGATACGCCGGAAAGCGGCAAAGGGTTTGAGGCAGCTGTCGGCTATGCCGTGGCTGACAAAATGGGCTTTGCCAAAGATGATGTAATTTGGGTGCGCACATCCTTTGACGAAGCAATTCAGCCCGGCGCGAAAAGTTTCGACTTCAATATGCAGCAATATTCAATCACAGAAGAGCGCGAGAGAGTTGTTGATTTTTCCGCCCCCTATTATGCAGCGCCCGCCGCGATTTTAGTTCGTCAGAAGACCGTTGATGCCGGTTTGAAGCCAGAAATGGCGGCACTCAAAGCTCTTAAATGGGGTGTCGCGCAAGCAACAACAGCCTTGCCGGTTGTCACACAAACCATCCAGCCGGAAAGCGATCCTCTGTTTTACGATGATACGGCCAATGCGGTTGCTGCCATGCAAGCAGACCAGATTGATGCTGCAATCTTCGATTTGCCGACAGCGCTCTATCTGTCTGCCGTTGTCCTGGAAGACGGTGTGGTGCTGGGCCAGTTTCCCGCAGCGCAGTCGGACAATCCTGACCAGTTCGGCATGTTGATGGCTGATGGCAACCCGATCAAGGAATGCGTTAATGAAGCACTGGCGGAACTGAAAACAGATGGCTCTCTGACCGCAATTGAGGCGGAATGGTTGCAGGCTGCGACCAATGTCCCACTCGTTAAATAG
- a CDS encoding RpiB/LacA/LacB family sugar-phosphate isomerase: protein MKIAIAGDSAGEGLAQILAEHLKDKYEVTEVSRVHGKPDPFYANLADRVASAVIAGDYDRAILVCGTGIGVQISANKVAGIRAAQCHDTYSAGKAATSNNAQIITMGARVIGTELAKDIADAFLSAEFDPQGRSAGNVDAISDVAAKYTKD, encoded by the coding sequence ATGAAAATTGCAATCGCAGGAGACAGCGCAGGTGAAGGATTGGCCCAAATTCTGGCCGAGCACCTGAAAGACAAATACGAGGTCACGGAAGTATCCCGTGTTCACGGCAAACCAGACCCGTTTTATGCAAATTTGGCCGACCGGGTCGCATCTGCGGTGATTGCAGGCGACTATGACCGCGCCATTCTGGTGTGCGGAACCGGGATTGGTGTACAAATCTCCGCCAACAAGGTTGCTGGCATCCGGGCCGCCCAATGTCACGACACCTATTCAGCCGGCAAAGCAGCCACATCAAACAACGCACAGATCATCACAATGGGCGCGCGCGTGATAGGAACGGAACTGGCCAAGGACATTGCCGATGCCTTCCTCTCTGCTGAGTTCGATCCGCAGGGCCGGTCTGCCGGAAACGTCGATGCAATCAGTGATGTAGCCGCGAAATACACCAAAGACTGA
- a CDS encoding Gfo/Idh/MocA family protein — protein sequence MSRKVALVGIGKIARDQHIPSIAADDAWELAATVSRNASVDGVEHFSTIDELLAKRPDIEVISLSIPPQPRFDYARKALEAGRHVMLEKPPGQSLAECYTLERLARQNGVTLFATWHSRYADGVPAAKTWLAKRTIKRFQITWKEDVRRWHPGQEWIWEPGGLGVFDPGINALSIMTEILPYQVHLADAVLEYPDNRDTPIAADLNFANPDAAPMNAVFDWRQEGPQTWDIDIETNDGSMKLSAGGAQVSIDGQMVVEGSDHEYANLYNRMTKLLETGQSDVDLAPMIHVCDACALGKRKTVAPFQF from the coding sequence ATGAGCCGCAAAGTAGCTCTTGTTGGAATCGGGAAAATTGCCCGAGACCAGCATATTCCGTCCATAGCAGCTGATGATGCGTGGGAACTGGCTGCCACTGTCAGCCGAAATGCATCCGTTGATGGTGTGGAGCACTTTTCGACCATTGATGAGTTGCTGGCCAAGCGGCCTGACATAGAGGTTATCTCGCTTTCAATCCCGCCGCAGCCACGTTTTGATTACGCACGCAAGGCGCTGGAAGCAGGCCGTCATGTGATGCTGGAAAAGCCGCCCGGACAGAGCCTTGCTGAATGCTACACGCTTGAGCGTCTCGCCAGGCAGAATGGCGTCACGCTGTTTGCCACTTGGCATTCGCGCTATGCCGATGGTGTGCCAGCGGCCAAGACGTGGCTTGCTAAGCGCACTATAAAGCGTTTTCAAATCACCTGGAAAGAGGATGTCAGACGCTGGCACCCGGGGCAGGAATGGATTTGGGAGCCGGGCGGTCTGGGCGTGTTTGACCCTGGTATCAACGCCCTGTCGATCATGACGGAAATTCTACCTTATCAGGTGCATCTGGCAGATGCTGTTTTGGAATATCCGGACAATCGGGACACACCAATTGCTGCTGATTTGAATTTTGCAAATCCGGATGCTGCGCCGATGAATGCAGTGTTTGACTGGCGGCAGGAGGGGCCTCAGACTTGGGATATCGACATAGAAACAAATGACGGTTCCATGAAGCTTTCAGCTGGTGGTGCGCAGGTTTCTATCGATGGGCAGATGGTTGTGGAAGGCTCGGACCACGAATATGCAAATCTTTACAACCGTATGACCAAGTTGCTTGAAACAGGCCAAAGTGATGTTGATCTGGCACCAATGATCCACGTCTGTGATGCCTGTGCGCTCGGGAAGCGGAAGACGGTCGCGCCTTTCCAGTTCTGA
- a CDS encoding amino acid ABC transporter permease, whose amino-acid sequence MNRREAYEARQKKRALIIATISTLLVVAIVVIFVPMAPGWEQVKKSFFSGEIFVRSFPKMANAFLLNIAIFAWSAPLVAIVGLLIALARSVRSPALFPLRIFGAAYVDIFRGLPVVLVIYLIGFGIPGLGLPRPYNSPYIWGTVALVLTYSAYVAEILRSGIESVHASQRAAGLSLGMSERAVMRDIVLPQAIRRVVPANMNMLIAMQKDVALLSFIGPVEILRQAGIFKSLFANFTPYVVAAAIFLVVTIPATRYADYLMNRQRDARS is encoded by the coding sequence TTGAACAGACGTGAAGCATATGAGGCCCGCCAAAAGAAGCGGGCCTTAATAATTGCGACAATCAGCACGCTGCTTGTCGTCGCAATTGTCGTTATTTTTGTGCCCATGGCGCCGGGCTGGGAGCAGGTCAAGAAGAGTTTCTTTTCCGGCGAGATTTTTGTCCGTAGCTTTCCAAAAATGGCGAATGCATTTTTGCTGAATATTGCAATCTTTGCATGGTCGGCGCCATTGGTTGCTATCGTTGGCTTGCTCATCGCCCTTGCGCGATCAGTGCGGTCCCCTGCTTTGTTCCCATTGCGCATATTTGGTGCAGCCTATGTGGATATCTTCCGCGGGCTTCCGGTCGTCCTTGTCATTTATCTGATCGGATTTGGCATTCCTGGCCTTGGCCTCCCGCGTCCCTATAACAGTCCTTACATCTGGGGCACGGTGGCGCTGGTGCTGACCTATTCAGCCTATGTCGCGGAGATATTGCGCTCTGGCATTGAAAGTGTGCACGCAAGCCAACGGGCAGCAGGCCTTTCCTTAGGGATGAGCGAGCGCGCCGTCATGCGCGATATCGTGTTGCCACAGGCGATCCGCCGCGTCGTCCCCGCCAATATGAATATGCTGATCGCAATGCAAAAAGACGTGGCGCTGCTCAGCTTTATCGGACCCGTGGAAATTTTGCGCCAAGCCGGTATTTTCAAAAGCCTGTTTGCCAATTTCACGCCCTATGTGGTTGCAGCGGCAATTTTTCTGGTCGTAACAATCCCGGCAACGCGTTACGCGGATTACTTGATGAACAGGCAGCGTGATGCTCGAAGCTAA
- a CDS encoding triose-phosphate isomerase has product MNQAKLWIGTSWKMNKTLAEAQLFARELAKADAAHDARIQRFVIPPFTAVRDVQKILSDTSVKVGAQNMHWADQGAWTGEISPLMLKDCGLDLVELGHSERREHFGETDEAVGLKTEAAVRHGLIPLICIGETLPQREAGRAREVLEAQVRGALGKLSAEQKTFPILLAYEPVWAIGVNGIPATSDYADARQAEIIAVAQDILGRKIPCLYGGSVNPANCEELIQCPHIDGLFIGRSAWEVEGYLDILTKCAASI; this is encoded by the coding sequence ATGAACCAGGCCAAATTATGGATCGGCACCAGCTGGAAAATGAACAAGACACTGGCCGAAGCTCAGCTTTTTGCCCGCGAGTTGGCCAAGGCAGACGCCGCGCATGATGCGCGCATTCAGCGTTTTGTCATCCCGCCCTTCACCGCCGTGCGGGACGTGCAGAAAATCCTCTCCGATACGTCCGTCAAGGTTGGTGCGCAGAACATGCATTGGGCCGATCAGGGTGCCTGGACCGGCGAAATTTCCCCGCTGATGCTAAAAGATTGCGGCTTGGATCTCGTGGAACTTGGGCACTCTGAAAGACGTGAACACTTTGGAGAAACCGACGAAGCCGTCGGATTGAAAACCGAAGCCGCCGTGCGGCATGGATTGATCCCGCTGATCTGTATCGGAGAGACATTACCACAGCGCGAAGCAGGCCGGGCACGTGAGGTCCTCGAGGCACAGGTGCGTGGCGCGCTTGGCAAGCTGAGTGCCGAGCAAAAAACCTTCCCCATTCTGCTCGCCTACGAACCGGTCTGGGCGATTGGGGTCAACGGCATTCCCGCCACGTCGGATTATGCCGACGCACGACAAGCCGAAATCATCGCGGTCGCGCAGGACATACTGGGCCGCAAAATTCCCTGCCTTTACGGCGGGTCAGTGAACCCGGCTAATTGCGAAGAACTGATCCAATGCCCGCATATTGACGGACTCTTTATCGGGCGCTCTGCATGGGAAGTCGAAGGCTATCTCGACATTCTCACGAAATGCGCCGCATCCATCTAA